In Fusobacteriaceae bacterium, a genomic segment contains:
- a CDS encoding DUF1456 family protein has protein sequence MQNNKVLKDVRYALKLRNKKLEKIFGLGDVKITEEEIEKLLSKDKTKDFLNCNNKYLHGFLNGLIRYYRGEGTEEMRRKRTRFVRITKINANNLVLKKLKVALSLRNEDVAGIFRMGEISVTNSELNGMFRNERSKIYRKCGDKYLRKFLKGLIVYKRGMPEEKD, from the coding sequence ATGCAAAACAACAAAGTACTGAAAGATGTACGGTATGCGCTGAAATTGCGGAACAAGAAGCTGGAAAAAATCTTCGGGCTCGGGGATGTCAAGATCACCGAAGAAGAAATCGAAAAACTCCTGAGCAAGGACAAGACCAAAGATTTCCTCAACTGCAACAACAAATACCTGCACGGATTTCTGAACGGCCTGATCCGCTATTACCGCGGCGAAGGCACCGAAGAAATGCGCAGGAAAAGGACCCGCTTCGTCCGGATCACCAAGATCAACGCGAACAACCTCGTATTGAAAAAACTCAAAGTGGCGCTGTCGCTCAGGAATGAGGACGTGGCCGGTATTTTCCGCATGGGGGAAATCTCCGTGACCAATTCGGAATTGAACGGCATGTTCCGGAATGAGCGCAGCAAGATTTACCGCAAATGCGGCGACAAGTATCTGCGGAAATTTTTAAAGGGTCTCATCGTCTACAAACGGGGGATGCCCGAGGAAAAAGACTGA
- a CDS encoding DUF1858 domain-containing protein: MITRDSNILKAVQEYPIIAQVFRKYGLGCIGCMISSGETLGEGLQAHGMDVDKVITEINQLIAQ; the protein is encoded by the coding sequence ATGATTACACGGGATTCGAACATTTTGAAAGCGGTGCAGGAATACCCGATTATCGCGCAGGTGTTCCGCAAATACGGCCTCGGCTGTATCGGTTGCATGATTTCTTCGGGGGAGACGCTGGGCGAAGGCTTGCAGGCCCACGGCATGGACGTGGACAAGGTGATCACCGAGATCAACCAGCTGATCGCTCAATAG
- a CDS encoding KpsF/GutQ family sugar-phosphate isomerase yields MELDIKKFAREVFSFEIEELETVRDKISEDLVTAIQMIMASKGKVVVTGIGKSGLIGKKIAATLVSTGTLSVFMNSAEGVHGDLGMISKEDVVLAVSNSGNTDEIVSLLPSIKKIGAKIIAMTGNAASSLGKGADCVLNTGVRKEGDPLNLAPMSSTTSALVMGDAIAAILMKLKGFRPDNFALYHPGGSLGKRLLMKVGDVMHKGEAIPYCQTTSSMDQVILTMTKKRLGAVCVMDGDRMAGIITEGDIRRALRQKEKFFTYVAKDVMTKNFTRTGSDSMAIDALDLMENRENQISVLPVIDEGKVVGMVRVHDLVRVVGETRK; encoded by the coding sequence ATGGAACTTGACATCAAAAAATTCGCCCGGGAGGTCTTCAGCTTCGAGATCGAGGAGCTGGAAACGGTCCGGGACAAAATTTCCGAGGACCTGGTGACGGCCATCCAGATGATCATGGCTTCCAAAGGCAAGGTCGTCGTGACCGGCATCGGAAAATCGGGCCTCATCGGAAAAAAAATCGCGGCGACCCTCGTCTCCACCGGGACGCTCTCGGTCTTTATGAATTCCGCCGAAGGGGTTCACGGGGACCTTGGAATGATCTCAAAGGAAGACGTGGTTTTGGCGGTCTCCAACAGCGGCAATACCGACGAGATTGTGTCCCTTTTGCCCTCGATCAAGAAAATCGGCGCAAAGATCATCGCCATGACGGGAAACGCCGCCTCGAGCCTCGGCAAAGGGGCCGACTGCGTGCTCAATACGGGCGTCCGGAAAGAGGGGGACCCGCTGAATCTTGCGCCCATGTCCTCAACGACTAGCGCCCTTGTCATGGGGGACGCCATCGCGGCCATCCTCATGAAGCTTAAGGGATTCCGGCCCGACAATTTCGCACTCTATCATCCGGGAGGATCCCTGGGCAAGCGCCTGTTGATGAAAGTCGGCGACGTCATGCACAAGGGGGAGGCCATCCCCTATTGCCAGACGACGAGCAGCATGGATCAGGTGATCCTGACGATGACGAAAAAACGCCTTGGCGCGGTCTGCGTCATGGACGGCGATCGAATGGCCGGCATTATCACCGAAGGGGATATCCGGCGGGCCTTGAGGCAGAAGGAAAAATTCTTCACCTATGTGGCCAAAGACGTCATGACGAAAAATTTCACCCGAACCGGCAGCGACAGCATGGCCATCGACGCCCTGGATCTCATGGAGAATCGGGAAAACCAGATTTCCGTGCTTCCGGTCATTGACGAAGGCAAAGTCGTCGGCATGGTCCGGGTCCACGATCTCGTTCGGGTCGTCGGGGAAACCCGCAAATAA
- the kdsA gene encoding 3-deoxy-8-phosphooctulonate synthase: MRTPVKPIKIPGELIIGDESRPFTFIAGPCVIESEALVMDAAAEVSGICKKLGVPYIFKASFDKANRTSIHSFRGPGLEKGLEILAKVKKTFGIPIVTDVHEPAQCAPVGEICDMLQIPAFLCRQTDLLVAAARTGKPVNVKKGQFLAPWDMKNVAGKLQEAGCRDILLCERGSSFGYNNLVVDMRSLLEMRKLGHPVVFDATHAVQKPGGLGSATGGDREYVRPLIMAALAVGVDAVFAEVHPDPERALSDGPNMLYIRDLEEILTEALQIDQISKNR; encoded by the coding sequence ATGCGAACCCCCGTAAAACCGATTAAAATACCCGGTGAACTGATCATCGGAGATGAATCGCGCCCCTTCACCTTTATTGCCGGTCCCTGCGTCATCGAGTCCGAAGCCCTCGTCATGGACGCGGCCGCTGAAGTCAGCGGGATCTGCAAAAAACTGGGCGTCCCTTATATTTTCAAGGCCTCCTTTGACAAGGCCAACCGCACCTCAATTCATTCCTTCCGGGGGCCGGGCCTCGAAAAGGGACTGGAGATCCTCGCCAAGGTCAAAAAAACCTTCGGAATACCGATCGTGACCGACGTCCACGAACCGGCGCAATGCGCGCCTGTGGGGGAGATATGCGACATGCTCCAGATTCCCGCTTTTTTGTGTCGCCAGACCGATCTTCTCGTCGCCGCCGCCCGGACGGGAAAGCCCGTCAACGTGAAAAAAGGCCAGTTTTTGGCGCCATGGGACATGAAAAACGTCGCCGGGAAATTACAGGAAGCGGGCTGCCGGGATATCCTGCTCTGCGAGCGGGGGTCCAGCTTCGGCTACAACAATCTCGTCGTCGATATGCGGAGTCTCCTGGAAATGAGAAAACTCGGACATCCTGTTGTCTTTGACGCCACCCACGCCGTGCAGAAGCCCGGAGGACTCGGATCGGCAACCGGCGGCGACCGGGAATATGTGCGGCCCCTGATCATGGCGGCGCTGGCCGTGGGCGTCGACGCCGTCTTCGCCGAGGTTCATCCCGACCCGGAGCGCGCGCTCTCCGACGGCCCCAACATGCTTTATATACGGGATTTGGAGGAAATTTTGACCGAAGCCCTGCAAATTGATCAAATCAGCAAAAACAGATAA
- a CDS encoding UDP-N-acetylmuramoyl-L-alanyl-D-glutamate--2,6-diaminopimelate ligase — protein MEAYLQGIRHKNLNAAPFPAAYRHMHHDSRKIGPGDVFVALTGEVSDGHDFIADAIDRGAVCVLVSREVPAEVPAPVIYVENLRENLGEIASRFYGWPQRELTIIGFTGTKGKTSSTYFLEKILGPENVARIGTIEYKVGNDIEEANNTTPESVDIVRICRKAADRHIPWLVMEVSSHALALGRVSMLSFDVAVFTNLKQDHLDFHKDMEDYFLAKKKLFGMLKKKKNAVINIDDPYGSRLYEEYPGISYGISGGDVTGRILKIRRDGQDVEISVFGDVARFATKLPGRYNLYNMLGVVGAAKLLDVDDKKIFETLGQLNGAPGRFELVSAKCGFTVVVDYSHTEDALFNILKSLNEIRLKKIITVFGCGGDRDRTKRPKMGRVAEEWSDTVIVTSDNPRTEDPKAIIAEITSGLRKENHLVIEDREQAIMKAIALAEKDDIVLIAGKGHETYQIFGHEKYHFDDREIANREIILKKKAQ, from the coding sequence ATGGAAGCTTATTTACAGGGCATACGCCACAAAAATCTGAACGCCGCCCCTTTCCCCGCCGCCTACCGCCATATGCACCATGACTCGCGGAAGATCGGCCCCGGGGACGTATTCGTGGCCCTGACGGGCGAAGTCTCCGACGGCCACGACTTTATCGCCGACGCCATAGACCGGGGGGCCGTCTGCGTCCTCGTCTCCCGGGAGGTTCCGGCCGAAGTTCCCGCGCCGGTGATTTACGTCGAAAACCTGCGGGAAAACCTGGGGGAAATCGCGTCGCGATTTTACGGCTGGCCCCAGCGGGAGCTGACGATTATCGGCTTTACGGGAACCAAGGGAAAGACGTCCTCGACGTATTTTCTTGAGAAAATTTTGGGTCCCGAGAATGTGGCCCGGATCGGGACCATTGAGTACAAGGTCGGAAATGATATCGAAGAGGCCAACAATACGACGCCCGAATCGGTGGACATTGTGCGGATCTGTCGCAAGGCCGCGGACCGGCATATTCCCTGGCTCGTCATGGAAGTGAGCTCCCACGCGCTGGCTCTGGGCCGGGTGTCCATGCTCTCCTTCGATGTCGCCGTATTTACGAACCTCAAGCAGGACCATCTTGATTTTCACAAAGATATGGAGGACTATTTTTTAGCGAAAAAAAAACTCTTTGGCATGTTGAAGAAAAAGAAAAACGCCGTGATCAACATCGACGATCCCTACGGGAGCCGTCTCTATGAGGAATATCCCGGGATTTCCTACGGGATCTCGGGGGGCGACGTCACGGGCCGGATACTGAAAATCCGAAGGGACGGACAGGACGTGGAAATCTCTGTTTTCGGCGACGTGGCGCGCTTCGCGACGAAACTTCCGGGTCGCTACAACCTCTACAACATGCTGGGCGTGGTGGGGGCGGCCAAGCTCCTTGACGTGGACGACAAAAAGATCTTTGAGACCCTCGGACAACTGAACGGCGCGCCGGGGCGTTTTGAGCTCGTCAGTGCCAAATGCGGCTTCACGGTGGTCGTCGACTATTCCCACACCGAAGACGCCCTCTTCAACATCTTGAAAAGCCTCAACGAGATCCGGCTCAAGAAAATCATTACGGTCTTCGGTTGCGGCGGCGACCGGGACAGGACAAAGCGGCCGAAAATGGGGAGAGTGGCCGAAGAATGGAGCGATACGGTCATCGTGACCTCCGACAATCCCCGGACCGAGGACCCCAAGGCCATCATCGCCGAAATCACCTCGGGCTTGCGCAAAGAAAACCACCTCGTGATTGAGGATCGCGAACAGGCCATTATGAAAGCCATCGCCCTGGCTGAAAAGGACGACATTGTCCTGATCGCCGGCAAAGGTCACGAAACCTATCAGATTTTCGGTCACGAAAAATATCATTTCGACGACCGTGAAATCGCCAATCGTGAAATTATCCTGAAGAAAAAAGCCCAATAA
- a CDS encoding YifB family Mg chelatase-like AAA ATPase, producing the protein MNVRVLSASYIGIDPYLVEVEVDVSSSLPSFAIVGLGDAAIDESKYRIKTALNNCGYDMSPRRVVVNLSPAGIRKEGVQFDLPIAVGLMLTMGFLRDDGDILDNYLIMGELSLDGRIKAVKGTVNTMILAKEKNFKGVLLPMENYREAGIIKGVEIIPIRTLHDVERFFKNREVPEAPVHEEYVAPPFEVDFSDVKGQVQGKRGLEIAAAGGHNVLMVGSPGSGKSMLAKRIITIMPPMTEKEIIECTKIHSVAGALNSKRPVVNVRPFRAPHHTSSPVSIIGGGTRIMPGEISLASGGGVLFLDEFPEFPRMLLESLRQPLEDGIVAITRAMYRVEFPSRFLLIAAANPCKCGFLYEGDRCRCSPHEVSQYRKKLSGPILDRIDLHLEMRRLPEEELIQAPMGESSAEIRKRVEKARKIQENRNGEGLLNAYLGQKEVKKYCGIPPEDRDWFKGAIKMLEISARGYDKILKVARTIADLADSESIRKEHLLEAISFRRR; encoded by the coding sequence ATGAATGTCAGAGTTCTCAGCGCGAGCTATATCGGCATTGATCCTTATCTTGTGGAGGTGGAAGTCGATGTGAGCTCCAGTCTGCCGAGCTTTGCCATCGTAGGGCTCGGCGACGCCGCCATTGACGAGAGCAAGTACCGGATCAAGACGGCGCTCAACAACTGCGGTTACGACATGTCCCCGAGGCGGGTTGTCGTAAACCTCTCCCCGGCGGGCATCCGGAAAGAGGGCGTGCAGTTTGATCTGCCCATTGCCGTGGGGCTTATGCTGACCATGGGCTTTTTGCGGGATGACGGCGACATTTTGGACAATTACCTGATTATGGGGGAATTGTCGCTGGACGGCAGGATCAAGGCCGTCAAAGGCACCGTCAATACCATGATTCTGGCCAAAGAAAAGAACTTTAAAGGGGTGCTGCTTCCCATGGAAAATTACCGGGAAGCGGGCATCATAAAGGGTGTGGAGATCATCCCCATCCGGACATTGCATGATGTCGAACGTTTTTTCAAGAACAGGGAAGTACCGGAAGCGCCGGTCCATGAGGAGTATGTCGCGCCGCCCTTTGAGGTGGATTTTTCCGATGTCAAGGGACAGGTGCAGGGCAAACGCGGCCTTGAGATCGCGGCGGCGGGCGGACACAATGTGCTGATGGTCGGCAGCCCGGGCTCGGGCAAGTCCATGCTGGCTAAGCGGATCATCACGATTATGCCGCCTATGACGGAAAAAGAGATCATTGAGTGTACGAAGATCCACAGCGTGGCGGGGGCTCTCAACAGCAAACGTCCCGTTGTGAACGTCCGGCCCTTCCGGGCGCCCCACCACACAAGCAGTCCCGTTTCCATTATCGGCGGCGGGACCAGGATCATGCCCGGGGAGATCAGTCTCGCCTCGGGCGGCGGCGTGCTCTTCCTCGACGAGTTTCCGGAATTTCCCCGGATGCTCCTCGAAAGCCTCAGACAGCCGCTGGAAGACGGCATCGTGGCCATTACCCGGGCCATGTACCGGGTGGAATTCCCGAGCCGTTTCTTGCTGATCGCGGCGGCCAACCCCTGCAAATGCGGGTTTCTCTACGAAGGGGACCGTTGCCGCTGCTCGCCCCACGAGGTCAGCCAATACCGGAAAAAGCTCTCGGGACCTATCCTCGACCGGATCGATCTCCATCTGGAGATGCGAAGGCTCCCCGAAGAAGAGCTGATCCAGGCGCCCATGGGGGAAAGCTCCGCCGAGATCCGCAAAAGAGTTGAAAAGGCCCGGAAAATCCAGGAAAACAGAAACGGCGAGGGACTCTTGAACGCCTATCTCGGTCAGAAAGAAGTCAAAAAATACTGCGGGATCCCGCCCGAGGATCGGGACTGGTTCAAGGGCGCGATCAAGATGCTGGAAATCTCGGCCCGGGGCTACGACAAAATCCTCAAGGTCGCCAGGACCATCGCCGACCTTGCCGACTCGGAATCCATCCGGAAAGAACATTTATTGGAGGCCATATCGTTTCGAAGGCGGTAA
- a CDS encoding IclR family transcriptional regulator translates to MIQSLVRAMELLEVLNGSKSSYSIAYLSSALNLPPSTIHRLLQTLCGTKFVVKDEKSHDYKLGPALIPLGITARKNLHLQNAATPILERLVTVTTDDSYLVISTGYKGFVLEHIDGPSPLKVLEDFGFELDLHCGAIRKTLLAYQPEAFIEEYIETVIKTPNAFPKVEPAVLLENLEKIRKEGVAVSHGDYISNSVGIGAPVFNSEGKIIASIGIITPASKIAGEKKLNELKQTVKTSAQELSEMMGFFK, encoded by the coding sequence ATGATTCAAAGCCTCGTCCGGGCCATGGAGCTGCTGGAAGTCTTGAACGGCAGCAAATCCAGCTATTCCATCGCCTATCTGTCTTCGGCGCTCAATCTGCCGCCCAGCACCATTCACCGCCTCTTGCAGACGCTCTGCGGCACGAAATTTGTCGTCAAGGACGAAAAATCACACGATTACAAGTTGGGACCGGCGCTGATCCCGCTGGGGATTACGGCCCGGAAGAATTTGCATCTGCAAAATGCCGCGACGCCTATATTGGAACGCCTTGTGACCGTCACGACCGACGATTCCTATCTCGTGATCTCCACGGGCTACAAAGGCTTCGTGCTCGAGCATATCGACGGCCCCAGCCCCCTTAAAGTACTGGAGGATTTCGGTTTCGAACTGGACCTCCACTGCGGCGCGATCCGGAAAACGCTTCTGGCCTACCAGCCCGAGGCCTTCATTGAGGAATACATCGAGACCGTGATCAAGACGCCCAACGCCTTCCCCAAGGTGGAGCCCGCGGTCCTTTTGGAAAACCTTGAGAAAATACGAAAAGAAGGAGTCGCTGTGTCCCATGGGGACTACATCAGCAACTCCGTCGGCATCGGCGCGCCGGTTTTCAACAGCGAGGGGAAAATCATCGCGTCCATCGGAATCATTACCCCCGCCTCGAAAATCGCGGGCGAGAAAAAACTCAATGAATTGAAGCAAACCGTGAAAACATCAGCCCAGGAACTTTCCGAAATGATGGGCTTCTTCAAATAG
- a CDS encoding 2-hydroxyacyl-CoA dehydratase family protein: MERISALLQTFRDVAANPGKQLYQYKDEGKKAVGVFPYYAPEELVYAAGMVPFGVWGRQGTINKAKEYFASFYCTIAQMNLEMGLTGALDGLSGVIVTTMCDTLRPLSQNFRVAVPQIPFMFLAHPQNRRPEYGITFTMAQYGKIKKQLEEIAGSPVTDEKLQNAIKIYNKSRAARRKFVKLAGLHPDVISAVDRGAVLKSGYYQLKCQYTKLLDELNEELEKLPVPKWGGVKVLTSGIIVDNPALLKIFDENKIAIVADDVAHESRSFDVDAPENETDPMRALALHFAAQDNDPLLYDPEIVKRPAHVVKKAKDTGAQGAVVFAMTFCDPEELEYPSLKKAFEEAGIPHIILGYDQQMEDFGQARTQLQAFAETI, from the coding sequence ATGGAAAGAATAAGCGCATTATTGCAAACATTCCGGGACGTGGCCGCGAATCCCGGCAAACAGCTGTATCAATATAAGGACGAAGGCAAAAAAGCCGTCGGCGTTTTCCCCTACTACGCCCCCGAGGAACTGGTCTACGCGGCCGGTATGGTTCCTTTCGGCGTCTGGGGACGCCAGGGGACGATCAATAAAGCCAAGGAATACTTCGCGAGCTTTTACTGCACGATTGCCCAAATGAACCTCGAAATGGGCCTGACAGGCGCTCTGGACGGTCTTTCGGGCGTGATTGTCACGACCATGTGCGATACGCTCCGGCCCTTGAGTCAGAATTTTCGCGTGGCCGTGCCGCAGATTCCCTTTATGTTCCTGGCCCATCCGCAAAACCGGCGGCCTGAATACGGGATCACGTTCACGATGGCCCAGTACGGCAAGATAAAAAAACAACTGGAGGAGATCGCGGGAAGCCCCGTCACCGACGAAAAATTGCAAAACGCCATCAAAATATACAACAAAAGCCGGGCGGCCCGGCGGAAATTTGTAAAATTAGCGGGACTTCATCCCGACGTGATTTCCGCCGTGGACAGGGGCGCCGTCCTCAAAAGCGGATACTATCAGCTCAAGTGTCAATATACAAAGCTGCTGGACGAGCTGAACGAAGAACTTGAAAAATTGCCTGTTCCCAAGTGGGGCGGCGTCAAGGTCCTGACCTCGGGGATCATCGTGGACAATCCGGCCCTGCTGAAGATCTTCGACGAAAATAAAATCGCCATTGTGGCTGACGACGTGGCTCACGAGTCGCGATCCTTCGACGTGGACGCGCCCGAAAACGAGACGGACCCCATGCGGGCTCTGGCGCTGCATTTCGCGGCCCAGGACAACGATCCCCTGTTGTACGATCCCGAAATTGTGAAGAGGCCGGCCCATGTAGTGAAAAAGGCCAAAGACACCGGGGCGCAGGGGGCGGTGGTCTTCGCCATGACGTTCTGCGATCCCGAAGAGCTCGAATATCCTTCGCTGAAGAAGGCCTTTGAGGAGGCGGGGATTCCCCACATCATTCTGGGCTATGACCAGCAAATGGAAGACTTCGGCCAGGCCCGGACGCAGCTGCAGGCCTTTGCCGAGACTATTTGA
- a CDS encoding 2-hydroxyacyl-CoA dehydratase has protein sequence MSEIQKTEKKPGAKDALRAVVDMVYQNAWDAKKRGEPVGWSSSKFPAEIAETLGLAVCYPENQAAAISAKHGGQRMCEHAEAMGYHNDICGYARISLAYAAGYEADERAMPQPDFLLCCNNICNCMTKWYENIARMHNIPLIMIDIPYNNTVEVADENVAYVRGQFEDAIKKLEAISGRKWDEKRFEEVCANANRTAKAWLKVCSYCQYTPSPFSGFDLFNHMADVVTARCKKESAEAFEALAAELEENVKTGKSTWKYAENHRIMFEGIPCWPELQKLFAPLKEKGINTTAVVYAPAFGFVYNNMDELMKAYYKAPNSVCLETGVDWREGICRENNVDGILVHYNRSCKPWSGYMPEMERRFRKDLGVAVAGFDGDQADPRNFSEEQYKTRVEGLYEIMEENARLRKN, from the coding sequence ATGTCAGAAATTCAAAAGACGGAAAAGAAGCCCGGCGCCAAGGATGCGCTCAGGGCCGTGGTCGATATGGTGTATCAGAACGCCTGGGACGCCAAAAAGAGAGGAGAGCCCGTGGGCTGGTCCTCGTCCAAGTTCCCCGCGGAGATTGCCGAGACGCTGGGCCTCGCGGTCTGCTACCCGGAAAACCAGGCGGCGGCCATTTCAGCCAAACACGGCGGACAGCGGATGTGCGAGCACGCCGAAGCCATGGGCTATCACAACGATATCTGCGGCTACGCCCGGATCAGCCTCGCCTACGCAGCGGGCTATGAAGCAGACGAACGGGCCATGCCCCAGCCGGATTTTCTCCTTTGCTGCAACAACATCTGCAACTGTATGACCAAATGGTATGAAAACATCGCGCGGATGCACAACATCCCGCTTATTATGATAGACATCCCCTACAACAATACCGTCGAAGTGGCCGACGAAAACGTGGCCTACGTGCGGGGGCAGTTCGAGGACGCCATCAAGAAATTGGAGGCCATTTCGGGCAGGAAGTGGGACGAGAAGCGCTTTGAGGAAGTCTGCGCCAACGCCAACCGGACGGCCAAGGCCTGGCTCAAGGTTTGTTCCTACTGCCAGTATACGCCTTCTCCCTTCAGCGGCTTCGACCTCTTCAACCACATGGCCGACGTCGTGACGGCCCGCTGCAAAAAAGAATCGGCGGAGGCCTTCGAGGCTTTGGCCGCGGAGCTCGAAGAAAACGTCAAGACCGGCAAATCGACGTGGAAATACGCCGAAAACCACCGGATCATGTTTGAGGGCATTCCCTGCTGGCCCGAACTGCAGAAGCTGTTCGCGCCCCTGAAAGAAAAAGGCATCAACACCACGGCCGTCGTGTACGCCCCCGCCTTCGGCTTCGTCTACAACAACATGGACGAATTGATGAAAGCCTACTACAAGGCGCCCAATTCCGTTTGCCTCGAGACCGGCGTAGACTGGCGGGAAGGGATCTGCCGCGAAAACAACGTCGACGGCATCCTTGTCCACTACAACCGTTCCTGCAAGCCCTGGAGCGGCTACATGCCCGAGATGGAACGGCGTTTCCGCAAAGACCTCGGCGTGGCCGTAGCAGGCTTTGACGGCGATCAGGCGGATCCTCGCAATTTTTCGGAAGAACAATACAAAACCCGGGTCGAAGGATTATACGAAATCATGGAGGAAAACGCCCGTTTGCGTAAAAATTAA
- a CDS encoding acyl-CoA dehydratase activase, producing the protein MDIYTLGIDVGSTASKCVILKNGTEIAAKSLIDVGAGTSGPARAIAAVLEAGNLAMEDIALTLATGYGRYSIEGVANQLSELSCHAKGAFFLFPGVKTVIDIGGQDAKVMKIAPNGLLNNFVMNDKCAAGTGRFLDVMARVLEVRIDELEGLSAESTKVVNISSTCTVFAESEVISQLAQATDKRDIIRGIHRSVAGRVGGLAKRIGIEDEVVMTGGVAQNHGVVTAMEQEIGHKVYTSPLAQYNGALGAALFAFQRAK; encoded by the coding sequence ATGGATATCTATACCTTGGGCATTGACGTGGGCTCCACGGCTTCAAAATGCGTGATCTTGAAAAACGGGACCGAAATCGCGGCCAAATCCCTGATCGATGTGGGCGCGGGGACTTCGGGACCGGCCCGGGCCATTGCCGCCGTCCTGGAGGCGGGAAATCTCGCCATGGAAGACATCGCACTGACGCTGGCCACCGGCTACGGCCGCTATTCCATCGAGGGCGTCGCCAATCAGTTGAGCGAGCTCAGCTGCCACGCCAAAGGGGCCTTTTTTCTCTTCCCCGGCGTCAAGACCGTCATCGACATCGGCGGACAGGACGCCAAGGTCATGAAAATCGCGCCCAACGGGCTCTTGAACAACTTCGTGATGAACGACAAATGCGCCGCCGGCACGGGGCGTTTTCTTGACGTGATGGCCCGCGTGCTGGAAGTGCGGATCGACGAACTTGAGGGCCTTTCGGCGGAATCGACCAAGGTCGTCAACATCAGCTCCACCTGCACGGTCTTCGCCGAGTCGGAAGTGATTTCCCAATTGGCCCAGGCGACGGACAAACGGGATATTATTCGCGGCATTCACCGCTCCGTGGCCGGAAGAGTCGGCGGACTCGCCAAACGGATCGGCATCGAGGACGAAGTCGTCATGACCGGCGGCGTCGCCCAGAACCACGGGGTCGTCACGGCCATGGAACAGGAAATTGGACACAAAGTATACACATCGCCTCTGGCCCAATACAACGGGGCTTTGGGGGCGGCCCTGTTCGCCTTTCAACGGGCGAAATAG